In the Longimicrobiales bacterium genome, one interval contains:
- the queA gene encoding tRNA preQ1(34) S-adenosylmethionine ribosyltransferase-isomerase QueA yields MRSPDGSLVSDYEYEIPDELIARYPAPRRDGSRLFVLPRTGSAPSRHLGFADIVELFHPGDVLVVNESKVLPARLVGHKPTGARAEVFLMRPAPDSDDPLVWEALVRPGGKLKPGREVIIGEDLSVEILGGAPGGGRTVRLVTDLTVDEALDRHGHMPLPPYMGREEEPLDRERYQTVYARTAGSVAAPTAGLHFTPELLDSLTERGVMRAEVILHVGIGTFRPVETNDPAEHEMHHERYAVTSEAASIVNDAKRAGGRVWAVGTTAVRTLESAVNEAGEVVAGSGTTNLFLRPPAGPRVVDGLLTNFHLPRSTLLMLVSAFAGYDRTMSAYHEAIAEGYRFYSYGDAMALLP; encoded by the coding sequence TTGAGGAGCCCAGACGGCTCGCTCGTCTCCGACTACGAGTACGAGATCCCGGACGAACTGATCGCGCGCTATCCGGCGCCGCGGCGCGACGGCAGTCGACTGTTTGTGCTCCCCAGGACGGGTTCAGCACCATCCCGTCACCTTGGGTTCGCGGACATCGTGGAGCTCTTCCACCCCGGAGATGTCTTGGTCGTCAACGAGAGCAAGGTGCTCCCGGCGAGACTCGTCGGGCACAAGCCTACTGGGGCGCGCGCCGAGGTCTTTCTGATGCGCCCGGCACCCGACTCCGATGACCCACTCGTTTGGGAGGCGTTGGTTCGACCCGGAGGAAAACTCAAGCCGGGTCGTGAAGTCATCATTGGGGAGGATCTCTCGGTAGAAATCCTTGGTGGCGCGCCGGGCGGAGGCAGAACCGTGAGGCTCGTGACCGACCTCACTGTGGACGAGGCGCTCGACCGGCACGGTCACATGCCGCTGCCGCCTTACATGGGCCGTGAAGAGGAACCACTGGATCGGGAGCGCTACCAGACCGTCTATGCGCGTACCGCCGGGTCAGTGGCGGCGCCCACGGCCGGCCTGCATTTCACTCCTGAGTTGCTCGACTCGCTTACCGAACGAGGTGTGATGCGCGCGGAAGTCATCCTCCACGTTGGCATCGGGACGTTCCGACCCGTCGAGACGAACGATCCCGCTGAGCACGAGATGCACCATGAGCGATATGCGGTGACATCTGAGGCCGCATCGATTGTGAACGACGCCAAGCGGGCTGGTGGGCGCGTCTGGGCCGTCGGCACCACAGCTGTGCGTACACTCGAGTCGGCCGTGAACGAGGCCGGGGAAGTGGTAGCTGGTTCGGGTACCACGAACCTGTTTCTCCGCCCGCCGGCCGGGCCCCGTGTGGTAGACGGATTGTTGACCAATTTCCACTTGCCAAGGTCGACGCTGCTCATGCTCGTGTCCGCTTTCGCGGGTTACGACCGAACGATGTCGGCCTACCATGAAGCGATTGCGGAAGGGTATCGCTTCTATTCGTACGGCGACGCCATGGCGCTTCTTCCCTAA
- a CDS encoding amidase family protein, producing the protein MKSIFLAVGIASAVPAASAAQQIDVVEMTVADVQAAYANGTFTAVALTQAFLDRIETFEPHYNAFISMNPDALEIAASLDAEYAATGPRGPLHGVPVVIKDNIDYGGLVTTVGYEGFSAAAGGLDMVPDDDAAVVSRLREAGAIILGKTNLPDFASHGTRTVSSVAGVTLNPYNVDMVPGASSGGTATAVNASFAVLGLGTETGGSIQNPSSAQALVGVKGTYGLTPIEGIYPLSGSYVDVVGPMARTVYDAAVTLDVLAGPTPEDYATYAAAQHIPEGGYVAGLDAGSLEGKRFGLVGTGWREQWLPLDPLTEVEYRKAVDVLIGLGAEVVEDPFEGSGFRELYREQARVSTSTYDQALYFRGLGPNAPFNSIAEWEELTGRSFGRGRGRRGGPPPVPALPSATESGDAFQAWRIEIRALFRGVMEEHDLDGLFFPQSGTPNRPLVHDPENPESRPNDWAEIPSNIINDIGLPTVTVPYSYYEDGSPFVLAWIGDTWSEPQLLSWAYAMEQATHARRAPQLEEAPGR; encoded by the coding sequence ATGAAGAGCATCTTCCTGGCGGTCGGGATCGCATCTGCGGTCCCGGCCGCTTCGGCTGCCCAGCAGATCGATGTTGTCGAGATGACGGTGGCCGACGTCCAAGCGGCTTACGCCAACGGCACCTTCACGGCGGTCGCGTTGACTCAGGCATTCCTGGATCGCATCGAAACGTTCGAGCCGCACTACAACGCGTTCATTTCGATGAACCCTGATGCGCTTGAAATCGCTGCGTCACTCGATGCGGAGTATGCCGCGACAGGACCGCGCGGGCCGCTCCACGGAGTTCCGGTCGTGATTAAGGACAACATCGACTACGGCGGGCTGGTCACCACCGTCGGCTACGAGGGATTCAGCGCGGCGGCGGGAGGACTCGACATGGTCCCCGACGACGACGCTGCAGTGGTGTCACGCCTCCGGGAGGCCGGGGCGATCATCCTCGGCAAGACCAACCTCCCGGACTTCGCGAGTCACGGGACGCGCACGGTCAGCTCGGTAGCGGGCGTCACGCTCAACCCGTACAACGTGGACATGGTGCCCGGCGCTTCGAGCGGCGGCACGGCAACTGCCGTGAACGCGAGCTTCGCTGTCCTCGGACTTGGCACAGAGACCGGGGGGTCGATCCAGAACCCGTCGAGCGCACAGGCGCTTGTTGGTGTGAAGGGTACATACGGCCTCACGCCCATCGAGGGCATCTATCCACTCAGTGGGTCGTACGTGGACGTTGTTGGTCCCATGGCCCGAACGGTGTACGATGCTGCCGTCACGCTCGACGTCTTAGCAGGCCCCACTCCCGAGGACTATGCGACGTATGCCGCAGCCCAGCACATTCCGGAGGGAGGATACGTCGCTGGCCTAGATGCCGGGTCGCTTGAGGGGAAGCGCTTCGGGCTCGTTGGAACGGGCTGGCGGGAGCAGTGGCTTCCGCTCGATCCGCTGACCGAGGTCGAGTACCGGAAGGCGGTCGACGTATTGATCGGGCTCGGCGCCGAAGTCGTCGAGGACCCGTTTGAAGGCAGTGGGTTCAGGGAACTGTATCGCGAGCAGGCGCGGGTGAGCACGTCGACATACGACCAGGCGCTCTACTTTCGGGGCCTTGGCCCGAACGCTCCGTTCAACAGCATCGCAGAGTGGGAAGAACTTACGGGTCGCTCGTTCGGTCGGGGCCGTGGTCGCCGTGGTGGCCCGCCTCCTGTCCCGGCGCTCCCGAGTGCGACCGAGTCCGGGGACGCGTTTCAGGCATGGCGCATAGAGATCCGTGCGCTCTTCCGGGGTGTCATGGAGGAGCACGACCTAGACGGTCTCTTCTTCCCGCAGTCAGGAACGCCGAATCGTCCGCTCGTGCACGACCCAGAGAACCCGGAGAGCCGGCCGAACGACTGGGCTGAGATTCCGAGCAATATCATCAACGACATCGGACTCCCGACCGTGACCGTTCCTTATTCGTACTATGAGGACGGAAGCCCATTCGTCCTCGCGTGGATCGGTGACACGTGGAGTGAGCCGCAACTGCTTAGTTGGGCGTATGCGATGGAGCAGGCGACTCATGCCAGGCGTGCTCCCCAGCTCGAGGAAGCGCCGGGACGCTGA
- the ruvA gene encoding Holliday junction branch migration protein RuvA, which translates to MISRLNGVLLTRDTDRIEIETPGGVVYEVEIPLTVLQRLPSPGATLQLRTLQVVTDSSVALYGFIEAHERTLFRRLLSASGVGAKVALAMMSTYDAERLARALVERDLVALQQVSGIGKKKAEKISLELADKVADLAIVTPTKPGSISGAQEAVQALVALGFSFSAADSAVRAVIEAGAPDSTEELIRRALARD; encoded by the coding sequence ATGATCTCTAGACTCAACGGCGTCTTGCTGACTCGGGACACGGATCGGATCGAGATCGAGACTCCTGGTGGGGTCGTCTACGAGGTGGAGATCCCGCTGACCGTCCTTCAACGGCTGCCTTCTCCGGGTGCGACGCTCCAGCTGCGAACGCTGCAGGTGGTGACCGACTCATCTGTGGCCCTCTATGGATTCATCGAGGCGCACGAGCGGACGCTCTTTCGACGGTTGCTGTCGGCGTCCGGGGTCGGCGCCAAAGTGGCTCTGGCTATGATGTCGACGTACGACGCGGAGCGACTCGCCCGCGCCCTCGTCGAACGAGATCTCGTGGCGCTGCAGCAGGTGAGCGGCATCGGTAAGAAGAAGGCGGAGAAGATCTCTCTCGAGTTGGCCGACAAAGTGGCCGATCTCGCCATCGTCACGCCAACGAAGCCCGGATCGATTAGCGGTGCCCAGGAGGCGGTTCAGGCACTGGTAGCTCTCGGCTTCTCCTTCAGCGCTGCGGACAGCGCGGTACGCGCCGTAATCGAGGCCGGCGCTCCGGACTCCACGGAAGAGCTTATCCGGCGAGCACTCGCAAGAGACTGA
- a CDS encoding prepilin-type N-terminal cleavage/methylation domain-containing protein has product MPKNQKSGFTLIELLIVVVVIGILATIAIPKFSSMRTKSYIAAVTSDLKSTASQQEIYLTDNNTYAATTTAMDQTLTDAVTVTVNESDGRGWAATATHSGLSGQQCGIYYGSASASNGSPATQPGTVACN; this is encoded by the coding sequence GTGCCGAAGAACCAGAAAAGCGGCTTTACCCTCATCGAATTGCTGATCGTCGTGGTCGTTATTGGCATCCTGGCGACCATCGCCATCCCGAAGTTCTCCTCCATGCGGACAAAATCGTACATCGCCGCCGTAACCTCCGACCTCAAGAGCACGGCGAGCCAGCAAGAGATCTACTTGACCGACAACAACACTTACGCGGCGACGACGACCGCTATGGACCAGACGTTGACGGATGCTGTGACTGTAACGGTCAACGAGTCCGATGGGCGCGGGTGGGCGGCGACAGCGACGCACTCAGGTCTGTCAGGTCAGCAGTGCGGGATCTACTACGGCAGCGCGTCGGCATCAAACGGGTCTCCCGCCACGCAGCCAGGCACGGTCGCCTGCAACTAG
- a CDS encoding M20/M25/M40 family metallo-hydrolase, whose translation MRLHSKIASVFALGALLAPAPTAAQVAQEAVDLDVVAQIREEGLERSQIEALARHLTEVIGARLTGSPGMAEANAWTVEKFNEWGLANAVVEPWGEFGRGWKNMGYAGRILTPVSQPLHGQPMAWTGSTDGLVRGEAVVIQAESVEDATTKYEGQLGGKFLLVEALQDFEPEFEHTPRRSSLESLLEPAPQTGRGGRGGNAALFARMRAQRAVQQAIFEMAASEGAAGVLRISSRDDGVIRGGSAGSRESGAPEGLPHVALSKEQYNQIFRNVTNGYPVELEIMVENQFYEDDLNQYNSLAEIPGTDKADEYVMLGAHLDSWHMGGGATDNAAGSTIMMEAMRILKAIDVQPRRTIRIGLWSGEEQGLLGSRAYVANHEELHDKISAYVNVDNGTGRLRGIWDQSNEAAIPVFEQILWPFRDLGVVAVRHGDTGGTDHQSFDRANIPGFNFIQDPIEYGINTHHTELDTFDHLVIADLQQAAVVVAATVYALAMRDEMMPRKPERPVS comes from the coding sequence ATGCGTTTGCATTCGAAGATTGCGTCCGTGTTCGCGCTCGGTGCACTGCTGGCTCCCGCGCCGACCGCCGCGCAGGTCGCTCAGGAGGCCGTCGATCTCGATGTCGTCGCCCAGATCCGTGAAGAGGGACTCGAACGGTCACAGATCGAAGCCCTGGCCCGCCACCTCACTGAGGTCATCGGGGCACGGCTTACCGGTTCGCCAGGCATGGCCGAGGCCAACGCTTGGACCGTCGAGAAGTTCAACGAGTGGGGCCTCGCCAACGCAGTGGTCGAGCCATGGGGAGAGTTTGGACGCGGTTGGAAGAACATGGGATATGCGGGACGGATCCTCACGCCTGTATCGCAGCCGCTACACGGGCAGCCGATGGCGTGGACGGGTAGCACGGACGGTTTGGTGCGCGGTGAAGCCGTGGTCATCCAGGCGGAGAGTGTCGAAGACGCCACCACGAAGTACGAAGGACAGCTCGGTGGCAAGTTCCTCTTGGTAGAGGCACTGCAAGACTTCGAGCCCGAGTTCGAGCACACGCCACGGAGGTCCTCGCTCGAATCCCTTTTGGAGCCGGCTCCCCAGACTGGCCGCGGTGGCCGGGGTGGGAACGCGGCTCTCTTCGCCCGCATGAGGGCGCAGCGTGCTGTTCAGCAAGCCATCTTTGAAATGGCGGCGTCCGAGGGCGCGGCAGGGGTGCTTCGCATCTCCTCGCGTGACGACGGTGTCATCCGTGGCGGGTCGGCCGGGAGCCGCGAGAGTGGGGCCCCTGAGGGGCTTCCGCACGTCGCGCTGTCCAAAGAGCAGTACAACCAGATTTTCCGTAACGTCACGAACGGATATCCGGTTGAGCTAGAGATCATGGTCGAGAATCAGTTCTACGAAGACGACCTGAACCAGTACAACTCTCTCGCCGAGATCCCGGGCACGGACAAAGCCGACGAGTATGTCATGCTCGGTGCGCACCTCGACTCGTGGCACATGGGCGGTGGTGCGACGGATAACGCGGCCGGCTCTACCATCATGATGGAAGCCATGCGCATCTTGAAGGCGATCGACGTGCAGCCGCGCCGCACGATCCGAATCGGACTGTGGAGTGGTGAAGAGCAGGGCCTCCTCGGCTCCCGTGCCTACGTCGCGAACCACGAGGAACTCCATGACAAGATCTCCGCTTATGTGAACGTCGATAACGGGACTGGACGCCTGCGCGGGATCTGGGACCAGTCGAATGAGGCAGCCATCCCGGTGTTCGAGCAGATCCTGTGGCCCTTCCGCGACCTTGGGGTCGTGGCGGTTCGCCACGGGGACACGGGCGGGACGGATCACCAGTCGTTCGACCGGGCGAACATCCCGGGCTTCAACTTCATTCAGGATCCCATCGAGTACGGCATCAACACGCACCACACCGAACTCGATACGTTCGACCACCTCGTCATCGCGGACCTTCAGCAGGCGGCGGTTGTTGTTGCTGCGACGGTGTACGCGCTCGCCATGCGCGACGAGATGATGCCGAGAAAGCCGGAACGCCCCGTTTCGTGA
- a CDS encoding YebC/PmpR family DNA-binding transcriptional regulator, with amino-acid sequence MAGHNKWSKIRRKKGVTDAKRGALFTKLIREITVASREGGGEPEYNARLRLAVDTAKGNSMPAENIERAIKKGTGELAGVAYEEAIYEGYGPGGVALYIECLTDNKNRTVADVRHALNKNDGSLGTEGSVAWQFDRKGQITIDAAKYTEDSVFDAAIEAGAEDVTNEGDEFVVIAEVSDFMAVQDAMKAAGIEAASAELTRIAKNEVAVAGRDGEKLLHLLDTLDDLDDVQKVHSNADIDEAVLADAT; translated from the coding sequence GTGGCCGGCCATAACAAGTGGTCCAAGATCAGGCGCAAGAAAGGAGTCACCGACGCCAAGCGCGGTGCGCTCTTCACCAAGCTGATTCGTGAGATCACGGTGGCGTCTAGGGAAGGCGGTGGTGAGCCAGAGTACAACGCACGCCTCCGTCTGGCGGTGGACACAGCGAAGGGCAACTCGATGCCCGCCGAGAACATTGAGCGGGCGATCAAGAAAGGAACCGGCGAGTTGGCGGGGGTCGCGTACGAAGAGGCGATCTACGAAGGATACGGGCCCGGTGGGGTCGCACTCTACATCGAGTGCCTCACGGACAACAAGAACCGCACCGTAGCGGACGTCCGCCACGCCCTAAACAAGAATGACGGCAGCTTGGGGACCGAGGGGTCCGTGGCCTGGCAGTTTGACCGGAAAGGGCAAATTACCATCGATGCTGCGAAGTACACGGAGGACTCCGTGTTCGACGCTGCGATCGAAGCCGGTGCGGAAGATGTGACCAATGAAGGCGACGAGTTCGTTGTGATCGCTGAAGTATCGGACTTCATGGCGGTTCAGGACGCTATGAAAGCAGCAGGTATCGAAGCCGCTTCGGCCGAACTCACGCGCATCGCCAAGAACGAGGTAGCGGTTGCCGGGCGGGACGGGGAGAAGCTATTGCACCTGCTCGACACGCTCGACGATCTGGACGACGTGCAGAAGGTGCACTCGAACGCCGACATCGACGAAGCCGTTCTCGCCGACGCGACGTAA
- the yajC gene encoding preprotein translocase subunit YajC, with amino-acid sequence MTLPLYALLAVPRDGASGGMVLMVQMGLVFAIFYFLLIRPQAKERKRHDDMLKNLSNGDEIITNGGIIGKVVHVEESRLTVKTGDNTRLTVDRGRIAAVIDPRAGTKDAKDE; translated from the coding sequence TTGACGCTGCCCCTTTATGCTCTGCTCGCCGTTCCTCGTGATGGCGCGAGCGGAGGCATGGTTCTTATGGTCCAAATGGGCCTGGTTTTCGCGATTTTCTACTTCTTGCTCATCCGGCCGCAGGCGAAGGAACGCAAGCGCCACGATGACATGTTGAAGAACCTCTCCAATGGTGATGAGATCATCACGAACGGTGGGATCATCGGGAAGGTCGTCCACGTCGAAGAGTCTCGTCTTACCGTGAAGACGGGTGATAACACCCGGCTGACGGTCGATCGGGGGCGGATCGCCGCCGTGATCGACCCGAGGGCTGGCACGAAGGACGCGAAGGACGAGTAG
- the ruvC gene encoding crossover junction endodeoxyribonuclease RuvC produces the protein MDPGTAVTGFGVVARKGGGAVSLVECGVIRTSANEPLTARIREIHEAVVGLIIRHQPFAMSVEDVFHGKNAQSALKLGHARGAILLAGALHDVSIAEYAPRQIKKAVTGTGNATKEQVAFMVMQLLKLKEPPTPHDASDGVAAALCHSFLGSFANV, from the coding sequence ATTGACCCAGGCACGGCGGTTACGGGATTTGGCGTCGTTGCTCGGAAGGGCGGGGGCGCTGTCTCGTTGGTGGAGTGCGGGGTGATCAGGACGTCGGCGAATGAGCCGCTGACTGCACGCATTCGTGAGATCCACGAAGCCGTGGTTGGACTCATCATCCGTCATCAGCCCTTCGCGATGTCCGTGGAAGACGTCTTCCACGGGAAGAACGCGCAAAGCGCGCTGAAGCTCGGACACGCACGTGGAGCTATTCTTCTGGCTGGAGCGCTCCACGATGTGTCCATTGCCGAGTACGCACCGCGTCAGATCAAGAAAGCGGTGACAGGAACGGGAAATGCCACGAAAGAACAAGTCGCGTTCATGGTGATGCAATTGCTGAAATTGAAGGAGCCTCCGACCCCGCACGATGCGTCCGATGGGGTCGCCGCTGCGCTGTGTCACTCGTTTCTCGGGAGTTTTGCTAATGTCTGA
- the ruvB gene encoding Holliday junction branch migration DNA helicase RuvB has product MNEHTHVTTPETLEEDVEAGPKLRPTRLSEFVGQEKVREALSIAIEAAKFRGEALDHLLFHGPPGLGKTTLASLLAREMGVNIKTTSGPVLEKPADLVGILTNQREGDILFIDEIHRLRPVIEEFLYPAMEDWQVDIRLSDGPKADTMIMKIEKFTLVGATTRFGLLTAPMRARFGIVQRLNFYPPEELVIIIRRSAEILGVEVTTEGAVEIARRSRGTPRVANRLLRRVRDFAQVRADGRIDESVAGDALTLLDVDEFGLDEMDTRVLRTLIEKFEGGPVGLNSLAVAMGEDATTLEEVYEPFLIMEGFLMRTAQGRVATPRAFQRLGYTIADAKKGPQGTLFVEES; this is encoded by the coding sequence ATGAACGAACACACCCACGTCACAACGCCCGAGACGCTAGAAGAAGACGTCGAGGCCGGTCCCAAGCTTCGCCCGACGCGTCTCAGTGAGTTCGTGGGGCAGGAGAAGGTCCGCGAGGCGCTGTCCATCGCCATCGAGGCGGCGAAGTTCCGTGGCGAAGCCCTCGATCATTTGCTGTTTCACGGTCCTCCTGGACTCGGCAAGACGACGCTCGCTTCGCTCCTGGCTCGCGAGATGGGTGTGAACATCAAGACCACCTCGGGTCCCGTGCTCGAAAAGCCCGCGGACCTGGTTGGCATTCTCACGAATCAGCGTGAGGGCGACATCCTGTTCATCGACGAGATCCATCGTCTGCGGCCCGTGATCGAGGAGTTCCTCTATCCGGCTATGGAGGACTGGCAAGTCGACATCCGTCTTTCCGACGGTCCGAAGGCGGATACGATGATCATGAAGATCGAGAAGTTCACATTGGTGGGTGCTACCACGCGGTTTGGGCTTCTCACGGCCCCGATGCGTGCACGTTTCGGCATCGTCCAGCGGCTTAATTTTTACCCGCCCGAAGAACTCGTGATCATCATTCGCCGAAGTGCCGAGATCTTGGGCGTGGAGGTCACGACCGAGGGAGCGGTGGAAATCGCTCGTCGCTCTAGAGGCACGCCGCGTGTCGCGAACCGGCTGCTGCGCCGCGTCCGTGACTTTGCTCAAGTAAGGGCGGATGGCCGGATCGACGAGTCGGTCGCTGGAGATGCGTTGACTCTTCTCGACGTGGATGAGTTCGGGTTGGACGAGATGGACACCCGTGTGCTGAGGACCCTCATCGAAAAATTCGAAGGAGGGCCGGTGGGGCTGAATTCGCTCGCAGTTGCGATGGGCGAGGATGCGACCACACTGGAAGAGGTCTACGAGCCCTTCTTGATCATGGAAGGCTTCTTGATGCGCACAGCCCAGGGACGGGTGGCTACGCCACGCGCGTTCCAGCGTCTGGGGTACACGATTGCGGACGCTAAGAAAGGACCCCAAGGCACGCTCTTCGTAGAGGAGTCTTGA
- the def gene encoding peptide deformylase produces the protein MALREIVLLGDPVLRAEAEEIEDFDKGLGSLVRDMFETMYHAEGIGLAAPQIGISKRLIVIDLRLEDEPDARLAMVNPRVVWSSDDTEKSTEGCLSIPGMEELVRRPYSVIIKGFTPEGEPMTVEAEELFARALQHEIDHLDGVLFIDRVSALKRRMLMKKWKKLQAEE, from the coding sequence ATGGCGTTGCGCGAAATCGTTCTCCTTGGTGATCCGGTCCTCCGTGCAGAGGCAGAAGAAATCGAGGACTTCGACAAGGGCCTCGGGTCACTCGTCCGCGACATGTTCGAGACGATGTACCACGCGGAAGGCATTGGTCTCGCGGCTCCCCAGATCGGAATTTCAAAACGCCTGATCGTGATCGACCTGCGGCTCGAAGATGAGCCGGATGCGAGGCTCGCCATGGTGAATCCTAGAGTCGTTTGGTCCAGCGATGATACGGAGAAGTCAACGGAAGGCTGCTTGAGCATTCCTGGGATGGAAGAGCTTGTACGCCGACCCTACTCCGTCATCATCAAGGGCTTCACACCCGAAGGGGAGCCCATGACAGTAGAGGCAGAAGAACTCTTCGCGCGTGCCCTCCAGCATGAGATCGATCACCTAGACGGTGTTCTCTTCATTGATCGTGTCAGTGCTCTGAAGCGACGCATGCTCATGAAGAAGTGGAAGAAGCTCCAGGCGGAAGAGTGA
- the fmt gene encoding methionyl-tRNA formyltransferase: MRVLFWGTPDFAVPSLRALDEEGHEIVGVVTQPDRPAGRGRRLKPSAIKQVAIEQGVTVLTPDRPRGDDFLAEIAALQPDISVVVAYGHILKREVLDVPALGSINVHASLLPELRGAAPINWAIARGHSKTGVTVMRMVEAMDAGPILHTVEEPIFEDENASELTVRLSELGAAALIEALTLMTAADIKGEPQDDDLATFAPKVSRQVARIDWRRTAVEVSQHIRGMDSVPGAWSELAGLPIKLFRSKVVPNHVIDPPGEPGPGGNGGPPPAKDPPVPGEVVVADAENGVVIETLDGGVLVTEVQPPGRRRMSVRDWVIGRTVTPGQCFE, encoded by the coding sequence GTGAGAGTCCTCTTCTGGGGGACGCCCGACTTCGCCGTCCCTTCACTGCGCGCCTTGGACGAAGAAGGCCACGAGATCGTCGGTGTTGTCACTCAGCCTGACAGGCCAGCGGGGCGTGGCCGCCGACTGAAGCCTTCCGCGATCAAGCAGGTCGCGATCGAGCAGGGCGTTACGGTCCTCACGCCGGATCGTCCGCGTGGGGACGACTTTCTCGCCGAAATTGCAGCGCTCCAGCCCGATATCTCGGTTGTAGTGGCCTATGGGCACATTCTGAAGCGAGAGGTGCTCGATGTCCCCGCCCTTGGATCGATCAACGTCCACGCGTCGCTCCTGCCAGAGCTCCGCGGCGCGGCGCCGATCAACTGGGCGATCGCGCGTGGCCACTCCAAAACCGGAGTGACCGTCATGCGTATGGTCGAGGCCATGGATGCCGGCCCGATCCTGCACACGGTCGAAGAACCGATCTTCGAAGACGAGAACGCCTCGGAGCTGACAGTACGTTTGTCCGAGTTGGGCGCTGCCGCTCTCATCGAGGCTTTGACTCTGATGACGGCCGCGGACATCAAGGGTGAGCCGCAAGATGACGACTTGGCCACGTTCGCCCCCAAGGTGAGTCGTCAGGTGGCGCGTATCGATTGGCGGCGGACCGCTGTGGAGGTCTCGCAGCACATTCGTGGAATGGACTCCGTGCCGGGTGCGTGGTCCGAGTTGGCCGGTTTGCCGATCAAGCTCTTCAGGTCCAAGGTTGTACCGAATCATGTCATTGATCCTCCAGGCGAACCGGGACCTGGGGGCAATGGGGGACCACCTCCGGCGAAGGACCCGCCCGTGCCGGGCGAGGTTGTCGTCGCTGATGCCGAGAACGGCGTCGTGATCGAGACGCTGGACGGGGGCGTGCTGGTTACTGAAGTGCAGCCGCCGGGCAGGCGTCGCATGAGCGTTCGGGATTGGGTGATCGGACGCACTGTGACGCCCGGGCAGTGCTTCGAGTGA
- the tgt gene encoding tRNA guanosine(34) transglycosylase Tgt, with protein sequence MFQHTLDATEGAARSGTFSTPHGDVLTPAFMPVGTLGTVKGLISEEVEDLGAQVVLANTYHLYLRPGHELVHELGGIHDFMRWDGPILTDSGGYQVFSLADIRDIHEDGVNFQSHIDGSKHVFTPESVMEIQRTLGADIIMAFDECPPGGSDRATAEAANGRTLNWLRRCRDRFQSLESEGDVPHQSLFPVLQGNVYDDLRREHARQFQDIGDWPGFGIGGLSVGEAKPDMWRTLELLHEELPEDRPRYLMGVGYPDDLLEAVARGCDLFDCVAPTRNARHGTAWTSEEGQVNLKAARFRADTRPIDPGCDCYTCSRYDRAYLRHLVVASEWLAMRLVSIHNLRFVVRLGEEARRRIAKGTFKAWSQEWLERYRRAGKEDSK encoded by the coding sequence ATGTTCCAGCACACACTCGACGCCACTGAAGGCGCTGCCCGAAGTGGCACGTTCTCGACGCCACATGGCGACGTCCTCACCCCGGCGTTCATGCCGGTCGGAACGCTCGGGACCGTAAAGGGGCTCATCTCTGAGGAGGTGGAGGACCTTGGCGCTCAGGTTGTGCTCGCCAACACGTACCATCTGTATCTGCGTCCGGGGCACGAGCTCGTACACGAACTCGGAGGTATCCACGACTTCATGCGGTGGGACGGTCCGATTCTGACTGACTCGGGTGGTTATCAGGTCTTTTCGTTAGCTGACATCAGAGATATTCACGAAGATGGCGTGAACTTCCAGAGCCACATCGACGGCTCAAAGCATGTTTTCACCCCCGAATCCGTCATGGAGATTCAGCGCACATTGGGTGCGGACATCATCATGGCGTTCGACGAGTGCCCGCCGGGTGGGTCCGATCGAGCCACCGCGGAAGCCGCGAACGGGCGCACGCTCAACTGGCTACGCAGATGCCGCGACCGATTCCAGAGCCTGGAGTCCGAAGGTGACGTGCCGCATCAGTCGCTTTTCCCAGTGCTCCAGGGCAACGTCTACGACGATCTCCGACGTGAGCATGCCCGCCAATTCCAAGACATCGGTGACTGGCCAGGCTTCGGAATCGGCGGCCTTAGCGTGGGTGAGGCGAAGCCGGATATGTGGCGCACTTTGGAACTCCTCCACGAGGAACTGCCGGAGGACCGGCCGCGTTATCTCATGGGGGTGGGATACCCGGACGACCTCCTAGAAGCCGTAGCCCGTGGTTGTGACTTATTCGACTGCGTGGCCCCCACTAGGAACGCGCGTCACGGTACTGCCTGGACGAGCGAAGAAGGCCAGGTCAACTTGAAGGCGGCGCGCTTCCGAGCGGATACGCGCCCGATCGATCCTGGATGCGACTGCTATACCTGTTCGCGCTACGACCGCGCCTATTTGAGGCACCTCGTCGTGGCATCCGAATGGCTCGCGATGCGCCTTGTATCGATTCACAATTTGCGTTTCGTGGTGCGGCTCGGCGAAGAAGCCAGGCGACGAATCGCTAAGGGCACGTTTAAGGCGTGGAGCCAGGAATGGCTCGAGCGCTACAGGCGAGCCGGTAAAGAGGATTCGAAATAG